The sequence CAGGACCGCGGTAAGCAGTTCGGATTGCACATCGACGCGGCCGGACCGTCGGGCCAGCAGTGGACGCCTGCGCGGTCGTCCTACTTCACCGTGCCGAGCCGGATCGCGTTCATGGTGACACCGCCGATCGCACTACCCATCGAACCGAGCGGCGGGTTGCACTCCTACACGGTTCGCCTCGAGGACCACGACGAGCGGATCACCCTGCCCCTACACGTTCAGGTAGTGGCGGGCAGCGCCTTTCCCAGTCGCTGAATTGTCGCAAACCTCGCTTCGGCCGCCGCAACTACAACCTGAAGGCCAACCCGCAGTGCGAGTTCGGCGACGACCCGTTCATCGCGACCGAGGTCACCGATGCCGACGAGCACGCCAGCCTCTACGGCTTGGCGGAGAAGGTGTACGCCGGGTGGAGCGATTACCTCGACAAGACAGCCGCATCCGGCCGACGGATACCCGTCTTCCGCCTCGTCGCCCGTTAGCGCCGGTTACAGCCGCGCGAAGCAGGGATCGGTGTCTTCCTTCGGAATCGACGCGTCCTGACTGGAGAACTTGCCGACGACTCCGGTATCGGTCACCTCGACGCTGTCGGCGTGGATTCCGAGTGGATAGTTGTCGTTGAGTTTCTTGGTCAGGTCATTGAGAGCCGACTGCACACCGTCTTTCGGCAGCGGACCGGTGACGTCGAGGACCTCGAGGTTGAGATCGCCATCGGTGACGACGGGTTTCGCGGTGACGCTGTTATCGCCGGCATCCACCACGATCGTGCCCGCGGCGGGATCTGTGCGAACACCGGTGATCAGGCTTCCGACGGCAGGCAGGTTGGCTGCCAGCGTCTCCTTGATGCCCGCGGACTTCCAGTCAAGTGTCGCGGTCAGCGATCCGATGGTGCCCTTGGAGTCGCCGGTTTCGCGCAGCCGCACGTCGGAGACGGTCACGTCGGCCGTCATCCCGTCGGCTTCCTGCACATTTCGCCCCGCGGTGGTGACGGAGATGTTGGTGTAGTGGCCGGTGATGTGCTGCCACAGGAACGGCGGATTGACGCCGTACGAGATCGTTACGCCATCTTGCACAACGCATTCCGCCACGTCTACGAGCACGGCGTCTGCGCGGTGGCGCGCGTAGAGCTCGGCACCGGCCAGACCGCCGGCGATGAGGGCGACGACGATGACGGCGATCAGGATGATCGACTGCTTGTTGAGGAATCCGCTGCCGCGGCGCTTCTTGGCGACCGGGACTTTCGCGTCGGTGCGCGGTGACGGCATCGGTGGAGGCGGCGGCGGTGGTGGCGCCGCACCAGGGGGTGGCGCCGCGCCTGGGCGTGGTGCGGGCGGGATCCCACCGGGCGGCGGGGGCGGTGGCGGCGGCGCGCCGCGGGGCGGTGGTGGCGGCCGTAGCTTTTCTGTCGGCGCCGCGTCGGGCGGCTGCCTGCGGGCCCGGATCTGTTCGGTCGGGGGTTCCGGCGGTCGCGGCGGGCGCTGAATCCGACGCGTTGCCGGGTCCTGACGGGGGTCTCCCCTGCCCTGCCGACCGGGCTGCCCTGGCGGTTGCGGCGGCGGCATGGTCACCCGCGCGATTCTGCCTCATCGGGCTGATTAGCTCCCGGTAATCGAATTCGCCGCCCACTTGTACTGCATTACTGGCGCTGCTGACCGAAGATGACCGGCGATCCGGTGGTCGACCTGAGACTGGCCGAGCAACCTGAGGCCGATGCCGCGCCATCTCCACGACCCTGCCGACGTGGATGCTCCGCACAGCCTGTACGTCGCAAGGACGAGATAAATGTGAAACGCATCGATCGGGAATGGGGACTGAGAGCCGACACGCCGCTGAGCAGCCAATGAGAGCTGTGGCCCGGCGCTAACCTCATTCGGTGCCGACCCGAAGGCCCACTCGCGCAACCAGGTACGCTCGTCGTCGCAGGCAGCGCATCGCCGCGAAGATCCACGATCTCACCGATTCGCAGTGGGACGCATTGAAAGTGGCGTGGGGCGGCTGTGCATACTGCGGAGCGGCCGGCACCCCGTTGCAGAAGGATTGCGTGTTGGCCATCTCCCGCGGCGGCCGTTACGAACTGGCGAATGTGGTGCCGTGCTGCCGATCGTGCAATACAAGCAAGTGCAACAGCGAAGTGACGAACTGGATGCGACGCAAGAAGCTCGACGAGGGACGTTTTCTAGTGCGGCAGGCCGAAATAAACAGGACGTTGGCGGCCGAAGCCGGCTGAGTGCTCGCAGTGTCAGGCGGGGCAGGGGCATGCGTCCACAACGCGTCACCGATTGATGACACGTCACGGACGGCACTCAGGTGTGTCCCGCATGTGACCTCGCCGCGACCATGACCGGACATGCTGACCGGTATGCCGACGCTCGAATTGATCTGTCTGCTCGTCGT is a genomic window of Mycobacterium sp. ITM-2016-00318 containing:
- a CDS encoding HNH endonuclease; this encodes MPTRRPTRATRYARRRRQRIAAKIHDLTDSQWDALKVAWGGCAYCGAAGTPLQKDCVLAISRGGRYELANVVPCCRSCNTSKCNSEVTNWMRRKKLDEGRFLVRQAEINRTLAAEAG
- a CDS encoding DUF2993 domain-containing protein, giving the protein MPPPQPPGQPGRQGRGDPRQDPATRRIQRPPRPPEPPTEQIRARRQPPDAAPTEKLRPPPPPRGAPPPPPPPPGGIPPAPRPGAAPPPGAAPPPPPPPPMPSPRTDAKVPVAKKRRGSGFLNKQSIILIAVIVVALIAGGLAGAELYARHRADAVLVDVAECVVQDGVTISYGVNPPFLWQHITGHYTNISVTTAGRNVQEADGMTADVTVSDVRLRETGDSKGTIGSLTATLDWKSAGIKETLAANLPAVGSLITGVRTDPAAGTIVVDAGDNSVTAKPVVTDGDLNLEVLDVTGPLPKDGVQSALNDLTKKLNDNYPLGIHADSVEVTDTGVVGKFSSQDASIPKEDTDPCFARL